GTTGGTTTCGCTTCTTCTAAACTGTCTTCACTGTCCACATCATTCACTGTTACagtttctacaaaataaattattgtttttgactacaaactacggatatctaaaactTAGGATATGAAACAACGTACAAATAACGTCGGCAGagagcaataaataaaaaaaaatgtattattataACGGTTACCACaaggcaaacaaaaaaatacaggcagatagagcattacATTTTCAATagtaagaaataaattaaatgcagaaattttatcgtatgctttatttaaaaatacctgCAATTCTGCATCTCGTTTCATCTCCCAAGTTATACTACAAACACCATCCAACAAATTTTATCtgatgacaaaaaaaatatttatctaaAGAAGGATTTTGCTGTTGGACGGTGTTATTAGACAAAATAAGGCACATACGATCCCTTAAATCCTCTTTGGCAAAAGTCGAATTCAAGACAATCGTGTCCTCATCCTCAGCTTCGGCCAGATCTTTCTCAACGAACGAAACCTTCTTGAGAAAATTTTCGGGAATATCCGAATTCAGACTACTACAGCTCTCGGTGATGGACTGAAACATGGGTTCAGTCTCCTGTTGCAGTATCGATCCGGTGAAGTCCGTATCCCTAATCTCCCTCAAAACCGGGTCGTTTTTAATAAAGCTATTCTCCATCAAATTGGCGAAAGTGGAGGAACACATTGAATTAACAAGACTAGGCGGCGACATGTTTTGGAACGAATCGAGCATGGGGGCGTTcgccaaaatattttcaaaataaacgcTAGTAGAGGCTTGTCCCAAGTCAAAGTGCAGTGGTTTCGTTGGCGTTTCGTCCTGCGAACACCCATTTAACTGGATACCGCTGTCAGTTAGCTCTTTTAGGTCGCTTCCGTATAACTCCTCATTGTATTTTTCGATACTTGGTCGTGTGAAGCGTTTTTTCGGGCGTGTGAACGTCCGAGTGTCAATATTTTTGAGTTTGGATTCGCGAGGCAACGCCTCCTCGCTGGGGAGGTAGAGCCAGTAGTGCAGGTCGGTGGGTGAACTACTTGAGCATTCGCACAACCTGCGGCCAAAGGGGGCTGTGAAAGGGGCTAGTGACTCATTGTTGACATTACCAATTTTCGTCGTCTTTGAAACACAGTTTGGACGAGTCGATGATGTCGTTATCTTCAGGCAATTGGCAAGAAACGGATGGGGGACACAACGTGTCcgctttttgttttcgatAGGTGTTTAGGACGATATCGTCTGGCACTTCGAGTGATAATTCCATCATCGTTGCGGGCACACACACtcactttggattttttttaaacgatttgaTTTTGGACGAACTCACGCATTATCAAACAAACACTAACTTTCTAAATAAGGCTCAAATTAATTGCAGGAACACAAAGATTACTGTTACTTTAACATTTGTACTGCCATGACACTTTTCCGTGAGTTGCCAACCGCAACGTAAAAGTAACCAATTCGGAAAAATGCGAATTTGGAGCCCTAATTACCAATTAAGGGCTTACGacgaaaaaatgttgaatGGACTTCTCATAAGGGTACTGTCTGTGTCCCGTGACACCTAAATTATTAATTCTGGGAGCAAAAACACTTGAATTGCCAAGTGTACCAAATCACTAAGAATTCAAATAAACGCGCCAAtcctgtttttaaaatttattaggcTGTAAAAACTACAAAAGTGGATCACATTTAGGACACTGACTCTTGTTGTATAAAAGACACGTTTGATGGTAGTTATGTCCACAGGTCAGTTTCGTAGTTTCTTCAAGCATTGGAATTTTTAAAGGCAATTGGCAGTGatcacaatttattaaatccaGCATTGATTTGCGATTGGGTGGGTCGTATAAATCGCTACCACACAAATATTTCTTACGTAGATATCCTCCTACGGACGtctcaaactaaaaataatcaaattacaTCATTGGAAAACGAGCGGAAAAACCGACCTGCTTACAGACATTTTCGTTATCTAAAGTCTTCCTAAAAATGCCGCTTGTTGTATTTGAAGCGGacgaaaaaatgcaatactGATAAAAAACCGGCTTTAATCCCCCCTTAGGTAATAAATGAGCGTAACGTTTGAACAGCTTAAGGGCGTTGTTTGCCTTTATCGAATCGActatttttgttgcaaaatcaGTCCAGTCAAAAGTGGCCCTAACGTCGATTTTAGCACCACAATTAAGGCACTGACCGGACTTTAATTTGAGTAAACAACGAATTGACTCGTCCCAAAGATCATAAGTCAGTTTACTCGAGTGAGTATCAATTATTTCGGGGTCACTAAACTGAATTATGAGGGGCAGTTTGGAATGAATTTCTTGCGAATcgttgattttttccaaaacgtTTTTGTACATGTATGGGACACTTTTGAGATAATCTTCGTAATTATCGGTCTTTTCCATTAGTTGAGTCCCAATTTCGTAAAACTTTGGGCGCAATTCGTGCGCTTGAGGTAGCGGAAAACcacaattacaaataaaattcatgtTCATGTTAAAGGAGAAAAAGGCCTGGTGTGCGTAATCTAAAGCCTCTGATTTAAACTCAGAgatgatttttaaatgtttcaaaaatatttccttGCACCAATCGGCACAACTTTCGTTTTGTGACTCGAATTCTCGCAAAACGTCGTAAAGTTCGTTCGAATTTAAAGTCTTCATTAATTGAGTAAAATCGTTCGTTTCTATATTCTTATTAAACCTACTAACCCTAAATTGCTCTGTCAAAATActgttttcttgttttttggtgtctttttcaaaattttcaaccgACTCTGGTAAAACCGGTAAGGCATTGACTGTAACAATTCCGTTTTTATATCTCTCTAGAGTCGGTGTTACCGCACAGTCTTTCAAGCGTGTGAAAATCGGTTCTAACTTAAGTAACACTTCTGAGTCATCTAACTTTGTTTCTAAAATCGAAATTAAGTGAATCTTTTTCGACGTTTCAATTAACGATTGGACGTCGTCGTAAAACTCCAAGCAAATTTCCGCACacaatttatactttttccTCATTAAACTCCTCAAAACCAATTCCTCAATGGATAACAACGACAAAACGCTAACTTCCAAATCGCTATGCCAAACATACAAGAACGAATCAACAATTTTCACGTCTTTTACACTCGTGTGGGCACTCCAGTGTAAAGTGCTCGAGGACGGctcgaaaatgtaaaaaccaTCGTCCCGAAAAGTCAAAACGAATCggtgcaaaaaattgtaaattttcccGAAATTAAATTCCCCGGTTTGAGGGGAGAGAGTTTTCAATTTGAGTCGGTCTGAGTCGTCCCATTGTACAACTTTGCTGTGACTTAGCCCCAAAGCCGGCCTAAACTGGTGAGTTACGACAACATTGGCTTCAAAATCAGCCTGCCAGAGCCTCACCCCCGGCCTAGcgcaataaattttgactttatcGTCGTGTGAGGGGGCTGATAGTTGTTCTGAGTCGCCTGAAATTTCAAAAAGGCCTCTGGTACGTGCATTGCTGTCGTTGTTTTTGTGGGGATTCCCCGCAGTGAGGAAACAGGCGCCAAAACAACCATCGCGCATTTTTTTACCGATTTGTCGGTACTTTTCGGACTCGGTGTCACATAACAACGAACGGGTTTGCGTGGAGACTAGGAGAAACTTAGAGTAGGTGTCCAATTGCACGATCTGAGAGTCTAAGTGCATGAGACAAGCAACCGGAGTTTGAAACATTGTct
The sequence above is a segment of the Tribolium castaneum strain GA2 chromosome 9, icTriCast1.1, whole genome shotgun sequence genome. Coding sequences within it:
- the p gene encoding BLOC-2 complex member HPS5 homolog: MTEKYTLIEHPSTLNSIIRNTFQSTHRIKFTAFDVSNKYVIFGVNSGGIYIFSRESCQFVKLIPSTHGPANLLSISPNEKNLAIAVSTGLVVVLEGFTETEFQQQIFTEHEDNHITAMTWNGNDLYCGDNTGRVSVVALRNFLTMFQTPVACLMHLDSQIVQLDTYSKFLLVSTQTRSLLCDTESEKYRQIGKKMRDGCFGACFLTAGNPHKNNDSNARTRGLFEISGDSEQLSAPSHDDKVKIYCARPGVRLWQADFEANVVVTHQFRPALGLSHSKVVQWDDSDRLKLKTLSPQTGEFNFGKIYNFLHRFVLTFRDDGFYIFEPSSSTLHWSAHTSVKDVKIVDSFLYVWHSDLEVSVLSLLSIEELVLRSLMRKKYKLCAEICLEFYDDVQSLIETSKKIHLISILETKLDDSEVLLKLEPIFTRLKDCAVTPTLERYKNGIVTVNALPVLPESVENFEKDTKKQENSILTEQFRVSRFNKNIETNDFTQLMKTLNSNELYDVLREFESQNESCADWCKEIFLKHLKIISEFKSEALDYAHQAFFSFNMNMNFICNCGFPLPQAHELRPKFYEIGTQLMEKTDNYEDYLKSVPYMYKNVLEKINDSQEIHSKLPLIIQFSDPEIIDTHSSKLTYDLWDESIRCLLKLKSGQCLNCGAKIDVRATFDWTDFATKIVDSIKANNALKLFKRYAHLLPKGGLKPVFYQYCIFSSASNTTSGIFRKTLDNENVCKQFETSVGGYLRKKYLCGSDLYDPPNRKSMLDLINCDHCQLPLKIPMLEETTKLTCGHNYHQTCLLYNKSQCPKCDPLL